Proteins encoded together in one Lathamus discolor isolate bLatDis1 chromosome 3, bLatDis1.hap1, whole genome shotgun sequence window:
- the SLC44A5 gene encoding choline transporter-like protein 5 isoform X3, translated as MARKGEASAPLYGEPRKFDPKFRGPIHNRHCTDIVCCVIFIVVILGYIALGVVAWVHGDPRKVIYPTDSYGQFCGQKDTPNENKTILFYFNILKCASPVVLINLQCPTTQLCVSKCPDRFVTYIDVQASYRYKPDQWNYFKQFCRPGFNSPRKSVAQVLRDEDCPSMIIPSRPFLKRCFPDFSTKNGVLTVANQTTFKDGRGKTRNVTDLREAANGINNVLDARSIGVKIFEDYAISWYWILIGLFIAMIVSLLFLVLLRFTAGVLFWIFIFGVIGIIGYGIWHCYWEYDHLKGIPGSDLTVYDIGFQTDFRVYLQLRQTWLAFMIILCGVEVIIILMLIFLRNRIRIAIALLKEGSRAIGYIMSTLFYPIVTFILIAICISYWAVTAVFLATSGEPVYKVMANQTLCKYANLTCDPETFNTTNVTKLCPGAQCTFAFYGGESLYHKYIFIFQLANAFVFLWLVNFAIALGQCTLAGAFASYYWAYRKPADIPLWPLFSSFGRAIRYHTGSLAFGALILAIVQLIRVILEYLDHKLKGTQNSFTRFLLCCLKCCFWCLEKFLKFINRNAYIMIAIYGKNFCTSAKEAFFLLMRNVVRVAVLDKVTDFLLFLGKILVAGGVGVLAFFFFTQKIPVIAQEAPTLNYYWVPLLTVIIGSYLVAHGFFSVYAMCVDTLFLCFCEDLERNDGSTAKPYFMSASLHRILGKKELSPKKAVG; from the exons CTTGGGTACACGGCGACCCCAGGAAAGTGATTTATCCAACTGATAGCTACGGGCAGTTCTGCGGTCAGAAAGACACCCCGAATGA GAACAAGaccattttgttttacttcaacATTCTGAAATGTGCCAGCCCCGTGGTGTTAATAAACCTACAGTGCCCTACAACACAG ctttgtgtctcGAAGTGCCCAGACAGGTTTGTGACCTACATTGATGTTCAGGCTTCCTACAGATACAAACCCGATCAGTGGAATTACTTCAAGCAGTTCTGCAGACCTGGTTTTAACAGTCCTCGCAAG tCTGTTGCTCAAGTCCTACGTGATGAAGATTGTCCTTCGATGATCATTCCAAGCAGGCCTT TTCTGAAGAGATGCTTCCCGGACTTCTCCACGAAGAATGGTGTGCTAACCGTGGCAAATCAGACTACATTCAAAGACGgaagagggaaaacaagaaaCGTAACCGATCTCAGGGAAGCTGCAAA TGGCATCAATAATGTCCTGGATGCAAGATCAATTGGAGTAAAAATTTTTGAAGACTATGCCATTTCTTGGTACTGGATTTTAAT TGGGCTGTTCATTGCAATGATTGTGAGTCTGCTCTTCCTTGTGTTATTGAGGTTCACAGCTGGGGTTCTCTTCTGGATTTTCATCTTTGGTGTGATTGGAATTATAGGTTATG GCATCTGGCATTGTTACTGGGAGTACGACCATCTTAAAGGAATACCTGGATCTGACCTCACTGTTTATGACATTGGATTCCAGACAGACTTCAGAGTGTACCTGCAGCTGAGGCAAACATGGTTAGCATTTA tgATAATACTTTGTGGTGTTGAGGTCATAATCATACTGATGCTGATCTTCCTAAGGAATCGGATCCGGATCGCTATTGCACTCTTGAAGGAAGGCAGTAG GGCTATTGGCTACATAATGTCTACATTGTTCTATCCAATTGTCACCTTCATACTCATTGCAATTTGTATTTCCTACTGGGCTGTGACAGCTGT TTTTCTGGCTACATCAGGAGAACCTGTGTATAAAGTAATGGCTAATCAAACACTGTGCAAGTATGCAAACCTGACTTGTGACCCAGAG ACTTTTAACACAACCAATGTCACTAAATTGTGTCCAGGTGCTCAGTGTACTTTTGCTTTTTATGGAGGAGAAAGCCTGTACCATAAGTACATCTTCATCTTCCAGTTAGCCAATGCCTTTGTCTTTCTCTGGCTGGTGAACTTTGCAATTGCGTTGGGTCAGTGTACCCTTGCTGGTGCCTTTGCCTCCTATTACTGGGCCTATCGAAAACCAGCTGATATTCCACTATGGCCACTCTTCTCTTCATTTGGACGAGCAATACG ATACCATACAGGTTCGCTGGCATTTGGAGCCTTAATTCTTGCAATTGTCCAGCTTATTAGAGTAATACTGGAGTACTTGGATCACAAACTGAAAG GTACACAGAACTCCTTCACTAGATTTCTACTCTGCTGCCTCAAATGCTGTTTCTGGTGTTTGGAAAAATTCTTAAAATTTATAAACAGAAATGCCTACATCATG ATTGCCATCTATGGTAAAAACTTCTGCACCTCGGCGAAGGAAGCGTTCTTTCTGCTCATGCGGAATGTGGTGAG AGTTGCAGTTCTGGACAAAGTTACAGACTTCCTTTTATTCCTGGGGAAAATCCTCGTTGCTGGTGGTGTAG GTGTTCTTGCgttctttttcttcacacagAAGATACCAGTCATCGCACAGGAAGCACCAACTTTAAATTACTACTGGGTACCATTGTTG ACAGTCATTATTGGCTCCTACCTAGTTGCACATGGGTTCTTCAGCGTCTATGCAATGTGTGTTGACAcgcttttcctctgctttt GTGAAGACCTGGAAAGAAATGATGGATCTACAGCAAAACCCTACTTCATGTCAGCTAGCCTTCACCGAATTCTAGGGAAGAAGGAGCTAAGCCCTAAGAAGGCAGTGGGATAA